Proteins co-encoded in one Papaver somniferum cultivar HN1 chromosome 5, ASM357369v1, whole genome shotgun sequence genomic window:
- the LOC113283937 gene encoding uncharacterized protein At5g41620-like, protein MLRHKHNTSIEGLIQGGKIRKRGCSSSTSSSSSVIQNYRFKRALLVGKRGRGSNTTPVPTWRIDNNNNSRSSNHRILTPNSNRQVSARKLVATLWQMNEVPSPRMKEILDCKKESRSSTRDRGGGNRVYSVLSDPSHSPVSDRLDRSRNGSHHRRNSMTSQKLKLTDYINGGFDSISNANQMEIRPRSRGMTPTGSSVGVHNHKSRLKDVSDGLTNSKELLKVLNRFWGVEEHQSASMSIISALRAEIERAHGQVNHLVRENPSSDRSKEMECLLKRFAQEKAAWKCNEQEKIEMALRPIKGDLEGERKLRRRTESLNKSLGRELAETKSALLKATKELETEKRAREIMEQICDELARGIGEDKAKVEALKRESAMVREEVEKEREMLHLADTLREERVQMKLCEAKYQFEEKNAAVDKLKLELETFLKTKKSKGNKNRSGKCGSRGDVAIYLSKPNVFDKIQRGGQVVDEESNDGDLDSGEEEGSSDSDLHSIELNIEDANNSGYVWNFVDGAAQEDPKRLSVDKETKGRKSTSSKITKRNFSIGRRDSDGIGWDFSNENFSNWGKISEHDKQINGQEHFEVGTQKHKSKAEKNLSRSKTALPQDFTSTTKEWGQHRPSWDLGSAHCDSPNPNIAWEASLKERLAEILGESRVQEADDSKKLSVS, encoded by the exons ATGTTGAGACATAAACATAATACAAGTATAGAAGGTCTGATTCAAGGTGGAAAGATACGTAAGCGAGGTtgttcatcatcaacatcatcatcatcttcagtgATACAGAATTATAGATTTAAGAGAGCACTTTTAGTTGGTAAAAGAGGTAGAGGATCAAACACTACTCCAGTTCCAACTTGGAGGATTGATAATAACAATAATTCAAGATCAAGTAATCATAGAATTCTGACACCAAATTCTAATAGACAAGTCTCTGCTAGAAAACTTGTTGCTACTCTTTGGCAAATGAATGAAGTTCCTTCCCCGAGAATGAAAGAGATTTTAGATTGTAAGAAAGAATCAAGAAGTAGTACTCGAGATAGAGGTGGTGGAAACAGAGTTTACTCTGTTCTCTCTGATCCTTCTCATAGTCCTGTTTCAGAT AGATTGGATCGGTCTAGAAATGGAAGTCATCACAGAAGAAACTCTATGACATCTCAGAAGCTCAAGCTTACTGATTATATCAATGGAGGTTTTGATTCCATTAGCAATGCCAATCAAATGGAG ATTCGGCCGCGTTCTCGGGGAATGACTCCGACGGGATCTTCAGTTGGGGTTCACAATCATAAGTCGCGTTTGAAGGATGTTTCTGACGGTCTGACAAACTCGAAAGAGCTTTTAAAAGTGCTCAATCGATTCTGGGGTGTTGAAGAACATCAGTCAGCAAGTATGTCAATCATATCAGCTCTAAGAGCTGAAATTGAGAGAGCGCACGGTCAAGTTAACCATCTGGTTCGCGAAAATCCTTCTTCTGATCGTAGTAAGGAAATGGAGTGTCTACTGAAGCGCTTTGCACAAGAGAAAGCAGCTTGGAAATGCAATGAGCAAGAAAAGATAGAGATGGCTTTGAGACCGATTAAAGGAGATCTCGAGGGAGAGAGGAAGTTGAGGAGAAGAACTGAGAGCTTGAATAAGAGTCTTGGTAGAGAATTGGCTGAGACTAAATCTGCTCTCTTGAAAGCAACTAAAGAGCTTGAGACTGAGAAGAGGGCGCGAGAGATAATGGAGCAAATATGCGATGAGTTGGCTAGAGGAATTGGCGAGGATAAAGCAAAGGTAGAAGCATTGAAGAGAGAGTCTGCAATGGTTAGAGAGGAGGTTGAGAAAGAGAGGGAGATGCTTCACTTGGCGGATACTCTGCGCGAGGAGAGAGTTCAAATGAAGCTGTGCGAAGCCAAGTATCAGTTCGAGGAGAAAAATGCAGCGGTAGACAAGTTAAAGCTTGAACTAGAAACCTTTCTTAAAACCAAAAAGTctaaaggtaataaaaacaggtCAGGGAAATGTGGCAGCAGAGGAGATGTTGCAATCTATTTGAGTAAACCGAATGTGTTTGATAAGATCCAAAGAGGAGGACAAGTAGTAGATGAGGAAAGCAATGACGGAGATTTGGACTCGGGTGAAGAAGAAGGTTCGTCTGACAGTGATCTCCATTCCATTGAATTAAACATAGAGGATGCTAATAACTCAGGCTATGTGTGGAATTTCGTTGACGGAGCTGCTCAAGAAGATCCGAAGAGACTTTCTGTTGACAAAGAAACCAAAGGGAGAAAATCCACCTCAAGTAAAATTACAAAGAGGAATTTTTCAATCGGAAGGCGTGATTCAGATGGTATAGGTTGGGATTTCAGCAATGAAAATTTCTCAAACTGGGGAAAGATCTCCGAGCATGACAAACAAATTAATGGACAAGAACATTTCGAAGTCGGTACTCAGaaacataaatcaaaagcagaaaagAATTTGTCCAGATCAAAAACTGCACTGCCCCAAGACTTCACAAGTACAACGAAAGAATGGGGACAACATCGACCTTCATGGGATCTTGGCAGTGCGCATTGTGATagtccaaatccaaatatagcATGGGAGGCCAGTTTGAAGGAAAGATTAGCTGAAATCTTGGGGGAAAGTAGAGTTCAAGAAGCGGATGACAGTAAGAAACTGTCTGTATCTTAA